The Rhodospirillaceae bacterium genome contains a region encoding:
- a CDS encoding Rid family hydrolase, whose translation MPKEFITSATAPTTGFTDRKTASPLAQGIRWGDMLFVSGQGPLDPQTKQVVSDDIQVQTRQTLTNLQGVLAAAGATFANVVNMRVCLRDTADFPKFNEAFTEYMAGERVTRTCIGGTPHRKGVNVEIDCIAMFD comes from the coding sequence ATGCCCAAGGAATTCATCACCTCGGCCACCGCGCCGACCACCGGCTTCACCGACCGCAAGACCGCCTCGCCGCTGGCCCAGGGCATCCGCTGGGGCGACATGCTGTTCGTCTCCGGCCAGGGGCCGCTCGATCCGCAGACGAAGCAGGTCGTGTCCGACGACATCCAGGTCCAGACCCGCCAGACCCTGACCAATCTCCAGGGCGTGCTGGCGGCGGCCGGCGCGACTTTCGCCAACGTGGTGAACATGCGCGTCTGCCTGCGCGATACGGCGGACTTCCCGAAGTTCAACGAGGCTTTCACCGAGTACATGGCCGGCGAACGGGTCACCCGCACCTGCATCGGCGGCACGCCCCACCGCAAGGGCGTGAATGTCGAGATCGACTGTATCGCGATGTTCGACTGA
- the smpB gene encoding SsrA-binding protein SmpB, translated as MARNDRNAHRLVAQNRKARRNYFIDDSLEAGIVLTGTEVKSLRAGKGNIAEAYARDDRGELFLFNSYIPEYHAGSYNNHEPRRPRKLLLRKREMARLIAAVQEKGLTLVPLSVYFNERGVAKLDLGLARGKKQHDKRETDKRRDWQREKARLIREKG; from the coding sequence ATGGCGCGGAACGACCGGAATGCCCACCGCCTCGTGGCCCAGAACCGTAAGGCGCGGCGCAACTATTTCATCGACGACTCCCTGGAGGCCGGGATCGTCCTGACCGGCACGGAGGTGAAGTCCCTGCGCGCCGGGAAGGGCAATATTGCCGAAGCCTACGCAAGGGACGACCGGGGCGAGCTGTTCCTGTTCAACAGCTACATCCCGGAATACCACGCCGGCAGCTACAACAACCACGAGCCGCGCCGGCCGCGCAAACTGCTCTTGCGAAAGCGCGAAATGGCCCGGCTGATCGCAGCTGTCCAGGAGAAGGGGCTCACGCTGGTTCCGCTGTCGGTCTATTTCAACGAACGCGGCGTCGCCAAGCTCGACCTCGGCTTGGCGCGCGGCAAGAAGCAGCACGACAAGCGCGAGACCGACAAGCGGCGCGACTGGCAACGCGAAAAGGCGCGGCTGATACGCGAGAAGGGGTAG